One Thermoplasmata archaeon DNA window includes the following coding sequences:
- a CDS encoding helix-turn-helix domain-containing protein, with protein MDGVLPPKMYHPNKYRLYPFPNQERELLRQFGELRFLWNYALEQRQDAWRKEKRSISYVDQCRGLAKWRAYDQEGVGRV; from the coding sequence ATGGATGGAGTGCTACCGCCGAAGATGTATCACCCGAACAAGTACCGCCTCTACCCGTTTCCGAATCAGGAGCGGGAACTCCTCCGACAGTTCGGCGAGTTGCGCTTTCTCTGGAACTACGCGCTCGAACAACGGCAAGATGCGTGGCGGAAAGAGAAGCGATCCATCTCGTACGTGGACCAGTGCCGGGGCCTTGCCAAGTGGAGAGCCTACGACCAGGAGGGGGTCGGGAGGGT